The following is a genomic window from Chitinophagales bacterium.
GGATATGCGATATACCGTCTATGGCGAAGTGATATCTGGTATGGATATAGTGGACAAGATTTGTTCACTTCCTACTAATAGTAAAGATAGACCTCTGAAAAATATACGAATTATTTCTACAATAGTAAAAAAACGATAAAGGCAGCAGCCCATTTTCGTGGAACTTATCCTTTTATTAAATGAACTTTTTACCCTACTTAAACTTTATAACCGTAGCATAATCAAGTGATAAAAATTTTGTACTATAGTGAATAAATATTCCGTCACCATCTTTATACTTTCTTCTAGCACGCTGAATCAGATTATTCCTTGTCGGACAATACTCTGTAACTACTAAGAATCCTATTTCTACCCTCCCAAGCGTATCGTATGGCATTATAGGTCTGCTATCCGTAAAAACATAAAACCCCTCTATTTGTTCCACTTCTGCTGTTGCTTTATTAGGAATATAACTGTCTGCTTTGAAAGAGAACAGAAAAATAGCTAGTGCACCTAGGAGTAAAATGAAATTTCGATTCATCGCTTATAATAGTTTAAATTAACCTTTCAAAATTGAGAATTTTCACCTTCTTAGAATTTAAAAATTGTGGCTATTGATTACAATAAAAGAGCAATTCAAATAATTTTACAATTTCACTCTCGCCCGCTCCGCCTCTGCTGCACTTTGTTTCCGAGCGGCTAAAGCCTTCCCTTCCTTGAAACGATAAGAAGCCGATAAATTAAAAACTCTAGTATCTAAATAACTCAACCAACTCGCATCGGAGTTATTCAAGCCTTTGATTTCTCCTCCTGGTTGAAAGGTGAAAAATACGTCATTCAATGAGGCTTTAATCGTCAATCGGTCATTATATAATTTCTTAGCTAATGCTATATTGACCATGCCAGCAGGAATAATAACAAACTGTCCAGAAGGAGCAGAAGTCTGATATGATCCTGAAATCTCTGCAGACCATTTGTTAGGCAACTGAAATTGATTCGTAGGGGCTATTTGCCAGTAGGTACCTGAGTTGTCTAGCTGAATATTGTAAAGATTGGCTCTAAACTGGCTATATACTAATTCCGAATGAAACTGTAGTGTCCACCATTTGGTGATAGGTATTCCGCCATCAATAGACATCCCTAGAACTTTTTGTTTCCCTATATTACCTGGACGACTATAGAAGATATTAGAACCTGTCTCTATCGTTTCGGTGATCATGTCTTCTACAGAAGAATAAAAAACTGCTGCCGTAATCACCCCTTTATAGTTATAGGATAGTTCTAGATTGTGAGTAAATGAAGGATTCAAAAACGGATTGCCAGAATAAAGAGTAAATCTATCCAAAGGGTAGGTGAATGGATTCATAGATTGATAATCTGGTCTATCGATTCGGCGACCATAGGAAAATCCGAGTGTATGATATTTCATTGAATCTAGATTATAACTAAAATAGAATGTCGGAAACCAACTCAAATAATTTCTGATAAAACTCGAATCTTTGTTGACCGAATTTCCTTTTTGAACTCCTTTTATACTTGTGTTCTCTGCCCTCAATCCTGATTGAATAGACCAGTTGTTTTTTTCTATATTAAAGTTCAGATATCCAGCAAGAATATTTTCCTTATAGCTAAAATCATTGGAGAATAATTCATTCTTTATTCTTATACTATTAACCTCATCAAAAAAGTTAGCAATATTCTCTGTTTGAACAGAACTTGCTTTCGATCCTGCTTCTATTTTTATGGAACTATTTATGGGATGCAGATAGTCTGCCTTAGCTGAATAAATATTGATATTCGCGGGCAAATCACTCACTAAATTACTTTGACTAATAAAACTAAAATCAGGTCGCCTAAATACACTAAACAAGTTTTGATCATGACGAGAATCATATCTTAGATAGTCCGTATTTAAGGATAATTCCTTACCCATAGAATCAAGTTTTAACTGATAATTCAAATTGAAGCTTAGATTTCTAAATCTTCTATCTGATGGATTCTGAGCACTCGCTAGCTGGACAACTTCTCTTTGATCATTATAGATTTTAGATTCATTCGTTATGAGGTGAATGTCTTTATTTAAAAACCCATTGACAGAAAATCCGAAAGTAGATTTCTTTGATAAATAATAGTCTGCCCCTAGTTTTAGGTTGGTGCCATCTTTTTCAATTTTTAAAAAACTATTCTGATTAAATGCGGAAGCCAAGCTGCCTTTTGAGTCATAATAATTTCGTTTAATAGTAAGATCTTGGTAAAAATTTGTTTCTGAATATGATGCTATGGAATAAAAGTTCCACTTATTAATTCTGTAGTTCAAATTTAAACTATTATTCGTTCTGGCATAGAATCCTTGTCCGTAACTGAGACTTAATGCGCCGCTATATCCTTTAGTACTATTCTTTTTCTGTTTGATATTGATAATGCCTGCATTACCTGCGGCATCATACTTGGCTGGCGGTGCTGTTATAATCTCAATAGTAGCTATAGAACTAGCAGGCAACGATTTCAAATAATTTGCTATATCTGCACTGCTCATATAGGTAGGTTTGTCGTCTATAAATATAAGGACACCCTGCTTTCCCCTCACGGTAATGTTATCATTCATATCGATACTAATACCCGGCGATTTACTCAAAACCTCAAAAGCTGTCAAGCCTGCATTAGATAGAATGGCATTTGGATTTACAACAAGACGATCAATTTTTTTCTGCACGAAACTACTTGTTCCAGATATTTGAACGGTAGCTAATGATTTTGACATTCTTCTTTTTAAAACTATTTCTCGTAGAATTTTATTCTCTTTTATAGCTAGATTATAAATTAAGTTGTCTTCTGCTCCATTTGCCTGTATCTTTAGCATGTAGATGTCAGGATTTAACTGATCTAAAAAAAAGATTTCCATAGAATCGATGAGTGTCGTCCTATACAAAGAACTGTCGCGCTGTAGAAATAAACTAACTATACCATCTTGAAGTTCTGAATGATCCTCCATAGTGACCTTTCCCTGTATAGAAAATGTGGTTTGCGATACAAGATTGGGCATATATCCTAGGGATATAAGACAAATTAAAACTGTTTTGTTCATGTATTAATATTTAAAATAGAGTTTGTGATAGGCTCTAGGGGAAATTCCAAAATTCTTCTTAAACGTTTTACTAAAGGTAAATAAATCTGAAAAGCCAGCATCGAGGGCTATCTCTGTCATATTTTTAGTATCATTTTGTATTTCTTCTTCGGCATACTTTAATCTTCTTTGCAATAAGTATTGATAAGGACTGATATTCATTATTTTTTTAAACATGCGAAAGAAATGGTATTCAGAGATACAACACTTTCTAGCAACACTTTCCATATCTAAATCACTCTTAAAAGCTTCATCTATATGCTGTTTAGCAGCTTCTATTTTTTTGTAGATTTCATTTTTTGTAGAGACTTTGACAGCATCAATATTTTGAAGTTTTTGATAAATGGGGAGATGATCTTCTACTAATTTTTCGGCGAGAGTATAATAAAGATCTTTCGATATATGCATTTGTTCACGATTGAATTCATGAAATTTTTTATCTAAGGCTATCAGGTAGTTTCCTAAAATAGTTTTATGCGCATCGTATTTATTATCTAAAAAGCTGGCTGAATTAAAAAATGTTTCTAACTCACTAATAGAGACCTCTTTGTTGTCCTCTTGCAGAAATTCTAAAACTTCTGATATCAATTTAAAATCTAGGTCTATACATATTCCTTTGGTAGGTTTATTAATCTCGATAGACCCTTTGAAATGATGATTAGCCAGAATATACTGCTTGGCTTGCACCTTATATATACTTTCATTGATTCTATATATTTCTTCACCATCCACTACATACTTCATACTAAATCTTTTTGACGACAAAATAGCCTCGGTTTGTAGCTGATCAAAAAAGGAAATATCAATTAGATTCTCCCCTTCTCTGTGGAGTATTTGACATTCATTAAGATTTATTCGGGTTAGCAAACTCATACTAGTACAAAGATAGATTCATATTAGACTTCTATTTTGTCAATTTCTGCGAAAAGAAGTGATACAGAGTTAAAATAAGCTAAGCCATCTTAAAATCACTTAGTTATTTTTGTACAGATTAAGAATTAGAAAGACGATGACCATTGAAGAATTTATACGCCTAGCCATTCTAGAAGATACCCAGGACCCCAATGGTGTGATTCCTCAGGGAGACCATAGCGCACTTAGCTGTCTAAATCCCAAAGAAAAAAAACGAGCGCGATTGATTATCAAAGATGCTGGAATCATAGCAGGCTTAGATATTGCTAAAAACATATTTCAAGAAGTAGATAAAAATCTTGAAGTACAGATATTGCTTAAAGATGGCGATGAATTGAATTATGGTGATATTGGTTTAGAAGTTCATGGGAGTGCAACTTCAATTTTACTTGCGGAAAGATTGGTGCTCAATACTATGCAGCGCATGAGTGGTATAGCGACAAAAACTCGCCAATTTGCCAAGCTCATAGCGCATACAAAATGTAAAGTTTTAGATACCAGAAAAACAACCCCAAATTTTCGCTACTTTGAAAAATTAGCTGTCAAAATAGGTGGTGGCGTCAATCATCGTTTTGGATTGTACGATATGATTATGCTGAAAGATAATCACGTGGATTACTGTGGTGGCATAGCCCCAGCAATAACTCGAGCCAAAGAATATATTAAAGAAATAGGAGTAAACCTTCCTATCGAAGTAGAAACTCGGAATTTAGATGAAGTCAAACAAGTTTGCGAAGCAGGAGGTGTTTATCGTATTATGCTAGATAATTTTTCGGTAGAGAAGTGTAAAGAAGCGGTCGATTTTGTAGCAGGGAAAATACCATTGGAAGCCAGTGGAGGCATAACCCTTGAAACTATAGTGAGTTATGCAGAGACAGGTGTAGACTATGTATCCGTAGGTAGTCTCACGTATTCATATAAAAGTTTAGATATTAGTTTAAAAGCATATTAAAATGTTTAATTTTGAATTCTCAATTCTAAGCAACAGAGTGAAAAATTAAATTCGTGCATTCGTGGCAACACCTAAGAAAAAAATTCTTTTTATCGTCAACAATCTCTCTGGTACGGTATCGCAGTATAATATCCCTAAGTGCATCGATATGTTTCTGGATAATGATAACTATGAAGCCAAGCTATTATTTATAGATGCCCAAATGACTGAGGAGCTTTATGAAGCTAAGCTTAGTGAAAATTGGGATATGATAGTATCAGTTGGTGGGGATGGCACCCTACTAGAACTCGGTCAGCGATTGATAGATAGAGATATACCTATAGCCATAGTTCCTGTTGGAAGTGGTAATGGAATAGCTACACATGTAGGCTATAAACCGAGGGATATTCGTGCAGCTTTTGATGCTATAAATGCTGCTAAAACCAAAGCAATAGACGTAGCACAAATCAATGACCAATTTTTCTTTAGCAATTTTGGTATGGGCTTGGATGCTAAGGTGGCTAAGGATTTTAAGATTAAAAAAAAACGTTCCCTTTTTGTTTATGCCTATCTGACTTTACGCAGAGTTTTCAAACTCAAAGCCAAAATTATCAAGTATAAATTAGGAGAAAAAGAATATGAAGTTTCAACCTATCTCTTCAATATTTTCAACTCAAATCTTTACGGATACAATATAGGATTATTGCCTTGGGCGAGTGCATTTGATGGTGAACTCGATGTCGTCTATCTCAAAAGCGTGGCGTTCTGGAGACTGCCGTGGGCTAGTTTTTGTATTTTAATCAAAAAACCACAATGGAGTTCAGCCCTAGAATTTTTCACTACTAAGGAAATTACAATCATCAACTTTAAGAATAAAAAAATGGGCTATCAGGTAGATGGTGACCCTAAGAAATCGAAAAGAGATGATCTGATAATTAAAGTCTTGCCGAGTAAATTGAAATTAGTAGTTCCTTGTTAATACACCTTCTCCTTAAAATACTTCACAATCTTCTGTTTAAGAAAAGCTTCTTGCTCTTTTATAAACATAGCTGATAATGGTTGTAAATCTCTAAAATGAGGCCATCCATCAGCGTCTGTATACTCGTATTCATAATATTCTCCGAGCAGTAGGGTACACATTCCTATGTGCATCAGGTCTTGCTTCTCCTCTTTTTCAAATTCTCTGATTGTTCCGAATTCATTGAGTCCTATCAAGAATAGACAAACCTGAATATCTGGTTTCTTCTCGAAATGTCTTTCTACGTATTGCCTCACCTCCGCCCAATCTTTCATGAGCTGGATATCAGCATCGGATTTATTTTCGAATAATAAAGGCATGATTAACGAATAACTAACAACGAATAGTTTATCATTTGATTGTTCGTCGTCTTGAAGGAAGATAGAAAAAGCCAAGGTAACATAAGCAAAACTTATTCGCTATTAAGTTATTACCTATTCGCTAAGTAAATTAATCTTGTCTAACTCTTTTAGAGCGCGAGCGAGTCACTTTTGGTGCTTCCTCTACTGGCTTATTCATATCTTCTAGTTCCCTTTCTTTTGAATAAACGAAGATTCGACCACAGTTTTCACAAACTAACACTTTCTTTCTTTGCTTGATTTCAAGTTGTCTTTGTGGTGGTATTTTTGCAAAGCATCCTCCACAGGAGTCTCTATCTATAGTTACTATGGCTAGACCATTTCTATAGGTTTTTCTAATTCTATTATAACCAGATAACAATCTCTCGTCTACTAGCTTTTTAGCTGCTTCACTCTGCTTTACTAAACTAGCGAGCTCCGAGTCTGTTTCTGCCTCTATTACTTTAAGTTCTTCTTGCTTCAGAGCTAAATCATCTTTTTTAGCTGCAATTAATTTCGCTACCTCATCTACTCGAATCGAGAAGGAATTCTTTTTCTCATTGAAGTCTTTCAATTTTTTGTCGCATAGTTCTATCTCCAATTTCGCTAATTCGATTTCCTTGCTAATAGATTCGAACTCTCTGTTGTTTTTAACAGAATTCTGTTGCTTTTCTAATTTTGTTATTAGAAGTTTGGTTTCTTCCTTGATTCTCTGTCTATCGCTGATTCCTTCTTCTATTTCAGCTAATTCTGAATCCAGATTGCCTTTTCTCGTCATCAATCCCGCCATTTCATCCTCCATATCTTGCACCTCCATAGGGAGCTCGCCTTTTATGAAGTTGATTTTATCGATTTTAGAATCTATTTGCTGTAGAGCATAAAGTGCTTCTAATCTTTCTTCTACACTTGCTTCACTTTTCTTAGTAGCTGTTGCTTTTGCGCACATATCTTATAAATAATTTACTGGGTTTGTATTGACCTTAGAAATTTGGGACTGCAAAGATAGTGCATTTTTCTCCAAATAGTTTAAAATTAGTTCGTTAGTAAACTGCTCAGACTCATAGTGCCCGATATCTATATAACTGATTTGCTCCTCATTATCAAACCATTCGTGATACTTAAAGTCAGCGCTGAGATAGACATCTGCACCAGCGCTAGCTGCCTCGAATCGCAGAAAACTACCCGAACCACCACAGAGAGCAACCGTCTTTATAGGTCGATCTAATTTGCTATATTTTAAGGATTTAAGTAAAAACGCATCCTTGATTTGATGTAAAAATGTTTCAAGTTTCATTTCTTGTTGGAGTTCCCCTATCAGCCCAGACCCTACTTGGTTATGTCTATTTTCGATAGAATAAATATCATAAGCCACCTCTTCATAAGGGTGTGCGTTGAGCATAGCCTGAATCACTTTATTCTCTAAATGAACAGGAAATACGGTTTCAAATCGTTGTTCGCATAAATTTTCAAGCGTCATAGCCTTGCCAATAGCGGGGCTAGATAATTCATTTCCCATAAAACTGCCCCTGCCTTCAGTCGAAAATCCGCAGTGACTATAATTTCCTATATGACCAGCCCCAGCGTCAAAGATAGCTTGGCTCACCTTTTCAATGGCTTCACTGGGCACAAAACAGACCAATTTTCGGAGATGGTTCTTTTTTGGACTCAGAATTTTGCAATTTAATAAACCTAACTTCTCCGCCATCATATGATTTACACCAGTATGAATATTATCCAGGTTAGTATGAATAGCATAGATAGCGATATCATTCTTAATCGCTTTAATGATTGTTCGCTCTACATAGTTTTTTCCCGTCAATTTTTTTAGGCCTGAGAATATGATGGGGTGATGGGCTATGACTATATTGCAGCGTTCTCGAATTGCTTCTTCTATAACCTCCTCCGTGCAATCTAGGCAGATAAGTGCCTTAGAAATTTCCCAAAGCGGTGAACCAGTCAGCAGTCCAGCATTATCATAGGATTCTTGATAGACGGATGGTGCCCATTGTTCTAGTATGGAAATGAGTTCTCTAATAATCATAACTCAGATTCAAGTATAGATTCTATTCTTTCCAATCCTCCCCTTTTCAATGGTTGATTGGGATTGAGGGTATTCGATAAAATAACAACTATTGTATTTTTTAGTGGAGATATAATAATATACTGACCTATAAGGCCTTGGGCATGAATGCCATCTTTAAAGTAGGTAACCATACTATATTTTTTCACTTCATCTTTCTGGTCTTTAGATATCGCTTCAGGATTAATAGCATGAATTGTACGATCTACTTTAATAATATTTGGATTATTAAGCACAAATTTCTGCATAGCGATACTATCATTGAATATTTTATATCCAATATTGCTCCACCATTGGTTTTTGTATCCTTCTGTTGTTTTTCTATTATCAAGGTTAAGATTCGTTTCAACCCATTCCTTGCTCACCAATTGCGTGCCTTGCCAATTTCCTTTATTTAAAATTAGTCTGCCAAATTTCGCATAATCTCGCGCACTCAAATTCATGCAGCAAAATGCTCTCAATGATTTGTGTTTTTCATCGTCGTATATCCAAGTAGCATCATGCTCTAGCTGCAATGGTTTATGTAATTTTTCGTAATAATAGTCTTGTAACTTGCGACCCGTGGCGCGCTCTACAATCATTCCTAACAATTGTGTATTGATACTTTTGTATTCAAATTTTTGATTGGGTTCTTTTTCTATAGAAATTCGCAAGGCTTTACCATTGACATTCTTCCCGAATCCCAATCGTAAAACGTCGCTCATTGGATTGAAATAATTTTCCGAACTCTTAATCCCACTGCGCATATTGAGCACATGCTGTATGGTTATTTTTTGAAATCGGATATCGCGCTTCAATAATTCTGGAAGATAAATCGTTATCGGATCGTTTAAGCTTTTTATTTTTCCTTCTTCGACTGCCATCGCTACTAAGGCACTGACATAGGATTTCGCCACAGAAAAAGAATGAATCAGAGTGCTATCCGCAATTTTATTATTGTAGAATTCATACAAGATAGAATCATTTCGAATAACTAAAAAAGCATATCTATTCGAACCATATAGCAAACTATCAAGTTCGGCTTTAATAGCGGGCTTCATTGATCCTTGATAAAATTTAAAAGGTTGTTCGCTTCGTTGAAATTTCACCATAGGGAATTCATCCAATTTTTCCAATGGATATTTTTTATACTTCATAGCCTTGAAGAAATAGCAAGAGGAGAGATTGAATACAAGAGTAAAAAAAACTAAGTAGGCTAGATGCCTGATCTGTAAATTGATAACTTTCATTTTAAATTATTAATTACCTAGTGCGATACATTTTCAAAATCAGCAGGATTGTGTTTATGCTTGAATAGAATAAAAAATAGAATAGCCATGATGAATGCATAGCTAGAAAAAACCAGCCATATTTGAGACCATTGTCTTACTTTATCAATCGTGTACATATCGACAACATATCCGCTAAAATAACCTCCTAGAATAATACCAATTCCATTAGTAGCCATTAGGTAAAGTCCTTGTGCACTCGAACGAATTTTAGCATCGGTTTCTTTTTCAACAAATAAAGATCCAGAAATGGTAAAGAAATCAAATGCCATTCCATACACAATATTAGACAAAATTATCAAGATTAGTCCAGTTCCTGGATTGCCTATACTAAATAAAGCGAATCGGAGAAACCAAGCTATCATGGCCATCAGCATAACTTTTTTTATTCCAAATTTTTTAAGAAAGAATGGAATCGAGAGAATAAAGACGGTCTCTGATATTTGGGAAATGGACATGAGAAAGCCTGGATGTTGCACTCCGAATGAATTCGAATATTCTTCTATGCTCTTGAAGCTAACTAAAAAATCTTGACCGAAAGCGTTCGTGATTTGCAAAGCAGCTCCTAATAAAACTGCAAAGACAAAAAAGATAACCATTTTGGAACTCTTAAATAAAACCAATGCATCCAAACCTAAAGCTGAAGTGAGACTTTTAGCATTGTCAGGTTGAGTTTCACAAGCAGGAAGAGAAAAGGCGTACATTCCCAAAGCAATTGAAGATATAGCGCCAAGATATAATTGGTAATTATTGGCTGTCCATCCCATAAAATCAACTATCCACATAGCTAATATAAAACCTATGGTGCCCCATACACGAATATTAGGAAAATCTTTGATAACATCAAATCGGCTTTTAGACAATATATGGTAGGAGATAGAATAACAAAGTGATATAGTAGGCATGTAAAAGAGGGAATTCAAAAGCATAGCTCGATACATCTCACTAGGAGAAGAGACATTTGCTGCCCAGACTAATGTAAGTCCACCTAAAACATGACATATCCCATACAATTTTTCTGCATTTAAATATTTATCGGCTACGATGCCCATAATTGCTGGCATTATAAAGGCTGCGATGCCAAGTGTAGTAAATACAGCTCCAATTTCTCCTCCACTAAAATTAAGCGAAGTAAGATAAGTGCCTATAGAAGTCAGCCATGAACCCCA
Proteins encoded in this region:
- a CDS encoding serine hydrolase gives rise to the protein MKVINLQIRHLAYLVFFTLVFNLSSCYFFKAMKYKKYPLEKLDEFPMVKFQRSEQPFKFYQGSMKPAIKAELDSLLYGSNRYAFLVIRNDSILYEFYNNKIADSTLIHSFSVAKSYVSALVAMAVEEGKIKSLNDPITIYLPELLKRDIRFQKITIQHVLNMRSGIKSSENYFNPMSDVLRLGFGKNVNGKALRISIEKEPNQKFEYKSINTQLLGMIVERATGRKLQDYYYEKLHKPLQLEHDATWIYDDEKHKSLRAFCCMNLSARDYAKFGRLILNKGNWQGTQLVSKEWVETNLNLDNRKTTEGYKNQWWSNIGYKIFNDSIAMQKFVLNNPNIIKVDRTIHAINPEAISKDQKDEVKKYSMVTYFKDGIHAQGLIGQYIIISPLKNTIVVILSNTLNPNQPLKRGGLERIESILESEL
- a CDS encoding helix-turn-helix transcriptional regulator, which gives rise to MKYVVDGEEIYRINESIYKVQAKQYILANHHFKGSIEINKPTKGICIDLDFKLISEVLEFLQEDNKEVSISELETFFNSASFLDNKYDAHKTILGNYLIALDKKFHEFNREQMHISKDLYYTLAEKLVEDHLPIYQKLQNIDAVKVSTKNEIYKKIEAAKQHIDEAFKSDLDMESVARKCCISEYHFFRMFKKIMNISPYQYLLQRRLKYAEEEIQNDTKNMTEIALDAGFSDLFTFSKTFKKNFGISPRAYHKLYFKY
- the nadC gene encoding carboxylating nicotinate-nucleotide diphosphorylase gives rise to the protein MTIEEFIRLAILEDTQDPNGVIPQGDHSALSCLNPKEKKRARLIIKDAGIIAGLDIAKNIFQEVDKNLEVQILLKDGDELNYGDIGLEVHGSATSILLAERLVLNTMQRMSGIATKTRQFAKLIAHTKCKVLDTRKTTPNFRYFEKLAVKIGGGVNHRFGLYDMIMLKDNHVDYCGGIAPAITRAKEYIKEIGVNLPIEVETRNLDEVKQVCEAGGVYRIMLDNFSVEKCKEAVDFVAGKIPLEASGGITLETIVSYAETGVDYVSVGSLTYSYKSLDISLKAY
- a CDS encoding nucleoside permease yields the protein MSIKLRLTVMNFLQFFLWGSWLTSIGTYLTSLNFSGGEIGAVFTTLGIAAFIMPAIMGIVADKYLNAEKLYGICHVLGGLTLVWAANVSSPSEMYRAMLLNSLFYMPTISLCYSISYHILSKSRFDVIKDFPNIRVWGTIGFILAMWIVDFMGWTANNYQLYLGAISSIALGMYAFSLPACETQPDNAKSLTSALGLDALVLFKSSKMVIFFVFAVLLGAALQITNAFGQDFLVSFKSIEEYSNSFGVQHPGFLMSISQISETVFILSIPFFLKKFGIKKVMLMAMIAWFLRFALFSIGNPGTGLILIILSNIVYGMAFDFFTISGSLFVEKETDAKIRSSAQGLYLMATNGIGIILGGYFSGYVVDMYTIDKVRQWSQIWLVFSSYAFIMAILFFILFKHKHNPADFENVSH
- a CDS encoding Nif3-like dinuclear metal center hexameric protein, with product MIIRELISILEQWAPSVYQESYDNAGLLTGSPLWEISKALICLDCTEEVIEEAIRERCNIVIAHHPIIFSGLKKLTGKNYVERTIIKAIKNDIAIYAIHTNLDNIHTGVNHMMAEKLGLLNCKILSPKKNHLRKLVCFVPSEAIEKVSQAIFDAGAGHIGNYSHCGFSTEGRGSFMGNELSSPAIGKAMTLENLCEQRFETVFPVHLENKVIQAMLNAHPYEEVAYDIYSIENRHNQVGSGLIGELQQEMKLETFLHQIKDAFLLKSLKYSKLDRPIKTVALCGGSGSFLRFEAASAGADVYLSADFKYHEWFDNEEQISYIDIGHYESEQFTNELILNYLEKNALSLQSQISKVNTNPVNYL
- a CDS encoding NAD(+)/NADH kinase, whose translation is MATPKKKILFIVNNLSGTVSQYNIPKCIDMFLDNDNYEAKLLFIDAQMTEELYEAKLSENWDMIVSVGGDGTLLELGQRLIDRDIPIAIVPVGSGNGIATHVGYKPRDIRAAFDAINAAKTKAIDVAQINDQFFFSNFGMGLDAKVAKDFKIKKKRSLFVYAYLTLRRVFKLKAKIIKYKLGEKEYEVSTYLFNIFNSNLYGYNIGLLPWASAFDGELDVVYLKSVAFWRLPWASFCILIKKPQWSSALEFFTTKEITIINFKNKKMGYQVDGDPKKSKRDDLIIKVLPSKLKLVVPC
- a CDS encoding TonB-dependent receptor — encoded protein: MNKTVLICLISLGYMPNLVSQTTFSIQGKVTMEDHSELQDGIVSLFLQRDSSLYRTTLIDSMEIFFLDQLNPDIYMLKIQANGAEDNLIYNLAIKENKILREIVLKRRMSKSLATVQISGTSSFVQKKIDRLVVNPNAILSNAGLTAFEVLSKSPGISIDMNDNITVRGKQGVLIFIDDKPTYMSSADIANYLKSLPASSIATIEIITAPPAKYDAAGNAGIINIKQKKNSTKGYSGALSLSYGQGFYARTNNSLNLNYRINKWNFYSIASYSETNFYQDLTIKRNYYDSKGSLASAFNQNSFLKIEKDGTNLKLGADYYLSKKSTFGFSVNGFLNKDIHLITNESKIYNDQREVVQLASAQNPSDRRFRNLSFNLNYQLKLDSMGKELSLNTDYLRYDSRHDQNLFSVFRRPDFSFISQSNLVSDLPANINIYSAKADYLHPINSSIKIEAGSKASSVQTENIANFFDEVNSIRIKNELFSNDFSYKENILAGYLNFNIEKNNWSIQSGLRAENTSIKGVQKGNSVNKDSSFIRNYLSWFPTFYFSYNLDSMKYHTLGFSYGRRIDRPDYQSMNPFTYPLDRFTLYSGNPFLNPSFTHNLELSYNYKGVITAAVFYSSVEDMITETIETGSNIFYSRPGNIGKQKVLGMSIDGGIPITKWWTLQFHSELVYSQFRANLYNIQLDNSGTYWQIAPTNQFQLPNKWSAEISGSYQTSAPSGQFVIIPAGMVNIALAKKLYNDRLTIKASLNDVFFTFQPGGEIKGLNNSDASWLSYLDTRVFNLSASYRFKEGKALAARKQSAAEAERARVKL